Proteins from a single region of Mytilus trossulus isolate FHL-02 chromosome 2, PNRI_Mtr1.1.1.hap1, whole genome shotgun sequence:
- the LOC134705174 gene encoding lectin BRA-3-like, which yields MTVGFILLTVILAFSHALCPNGWRHFQDSCFLTKQETLNWNDAQHACQGINARLAEVQTQGKVEFLRNMLSKENGDWWIGAKDDVTEGQWRWASGELFDYTDWAPKEPNNDHEQDCLQMYKTDQYHWDDDHCDKAKHFICEKGFNSTLPVIG from the exons ATGACGGTAGGATTCATTTTGCTTACTGTTATTCTTG CGTTTAGTCACGCACTGTGTCCAAATGGTTGGCGTCATTTTCAAGACTCGTGTTTTCTGACGAAACAAGAAACATTAAACTGGAATGATGCCCAG CATGCCTGTCAGGGAATCAATGCGAGACTTGCTGAAGTTCAGACACAAGGGAAGGTTGAATTCTTAAGGAACATGCTATCAAAAGAGAATGGAG ATTGGTGGATAGGAGCAAAGGATGACGTCACAGAAGGTCAATGGCGTTGGGCATCCGGCGAACTGTTCGACTACACTGACTGGGCTCCAAAAGAACCAAACAATGATCATGAGCAGGATTGTCTTCAGATGTATAAAACAGACCAGTATCACTGGGATGACGATCACTGTGATAAAGCCAAACATTTCATTTGTGAGAAAGG CTTCAATTCAACGTTACCGGTTATTGGATGA
- the LOC134705175 gene encoding vesicular glutamate transporter 2.1-like gives MCCPKRFLVAFMGFFGLLLVVGFRSVFAMVMVNVVNVKNRSFNTSDSIVKHCNAETTCGLSLNWTVQSTLYFNTAFFFGELFTQIPGGLLATRFSPVKVCGLSILSSSILLIILPTCIQNSQYALVMVIRLLQGLVEGPAYSSINGVISAWSLKSEKSRMVTLTYAGSSLSSAVAFIVSGALSCHVCWNAPLYVYGCLGIAWSTLFMCTIKDTPSNNTHLSTAERLLFDSERANTKKPSSQTVKSIPWKNILTSVPVSAIFVACFTRNWMISLVRTVVPQYMEDLFDLSIFEIGLLSSLSAICMALVTVTGGVMIDKLIKSGFVSTTVGRKIAQCSGYGIEGVCIFCLGYIQDIDAAMVMLCVGVGASGLAVSGFKSNSLDLSSTYVSIVTGITRMGITGATISTLLVSLLRSRLEVSFVTTWREVFMVAGSLHIAGVIYYGIFASGEKQPWADGVPESNILDVINQPSDTNYKKLENDNENDNFVEKLASYDSTKGRVYVVEN, from the exons ATGTGTTGTCCAAAACGGTTCCTTGTTGCATTCATGGGGTTCTTCGGTCTCCTGTTGGTTGTTGGATTCCGTTCAGTCTTTGCTATGGTCATGGTCAATGTAGTAAACGTGAAAAACAGGTCATTTAACACATCTGATAGTATCGTCAAACAT TGTAATGCAGAAACCACTTGTGGATTGTCACTGAACTGGACAGTACAAAGtactttatatttcaatacGGCTTTCttttttggtgaattgtttacacAGATTCCTGGGGGATTATTAGCTACCAGGTTTTCACCTGTGAA AGTGTGTGGTTTATCAATCCTTTCCTCCAGTATATTATTAATTATACTTCCAACTTGCATACAGAACAGTCAGTATGCCTTAGTTATGGTTATCAGACTTTTACAGGGACTGGTTGAg GGACCGGCTTATTCTTCAATAAATGGCGTGATTTCTGCATGGTCCTTGAAATCTGAAAAATCAAGGATGGTAACGCTTACATATGCAG GTTCATCATTAAGTTCAGCAGTTGCTTTTATTGTATCTGGTGCATTGTCTTGTCATGTTTGCTGGAACGCACCACTTTATGTTTATG GCTGTTTAGGTATTGCATGGTCCACTTTATTTATGTGTACCATCAAGGACACTCCATCCAACAATACACATTTGTCCACAGCGGAACGATTACTGTTTGATTCAGAACGAGCTAACACAAAGAAACCATCGTCTCAAACG gttAAAAGTATTCCATGGAAAAACATTCTAACATCGGTTCCTGTGTCTGCTATTTTTGTTGCATGTTTTACAAGAAATTGGATGATATCTCTTGTCAGGACTGTTGTTCCTCAATACATGGAAGATTTGTTTGATCTCAGCATTTTTgaa ataGGATTACTGTCTTCTCTATCAGCTATATGTATGGCATTAGTTACTGTTACTGGAGGAGTAATGATAGATAAACTCATAAAGTCTGGCTTTGTTAGTACTACTGTAGGGCGCAAAATTGCTCAGTGTTCTG GTTATGGCATTGAGGGGGTATGCATATTCTGCCTAGGTTATATACAGGATATAGATGCGGCTATGGTTATGTTATGTGTTGGGGTTGGAGCTAGCGGATTAGCAGTTTCGG GGTTTAAATCAAATTCTCTAGACTTATCATCCACCTATGTCAGCATTGTAACCGGAATAACCAGAATGGGCATTACTGGAGCTACAATTAGTACATTACTGGTATCCCTCCTACGTAGTAGATTGGAG GTTTCTTTCGTCACTACATGGAGAGAAGTTTTTATGGTAGCTGGTTCTTTACATATCGCTGGTGTGATTTATTACGGTATTTTTGCATCAGGTGAAAAACAGCCTTGGGCCGACGGTGTTCCAGAAAGTAACATTTTAGATGTGATTAATCAACCGTCAGAcacaaactataaaaagttaGAAAACGACAATGAGAAtgataattttgttgaaaaactaGCAAGTTATGATTCTACTAAGGGACGAGTTTATGTCGTTgagaattag